A window of the Cicer arietinum cultivar CDC Frontier isolate Library 1 chromosome 6, Cicar.CDCFrontier_v2.0, whole genome shotgun sequence genome harbors these coding sequences:
- the LOC101501935 gene encoding uncharacterized protein — protein sequence MMQPRRSPRNPFLLALISLHLQFLSGLAENNPSDPKSENKDANDHASRGSSTGLKILIVFLGLVSVIAFCVFLFKLWQRKKREEQHARLLKLFEDDDELEVELGMRD from the exons ATGATGCAACCCCGAAGATCTCCGCGAAACCCATTTCTCTTAGCCTTGATCTCTTTGCATCTGCAATTCCTTTCTG GCCTAGCCGAAAACAACCCATCAGATCCCAAAAGTGAAAACAAAGATGCAAACGATCACGCTTCAAGAGGTTCTTCTACGGGTCTGAAGATTCTTATTGTATTCCTTGGACTGGTATCAGTCATAGCATTCtgtgtttttcttttcaaattatgGCAAAGGAAGAAGAGAGAAGAACAACATGCTCGTCTTTTGAAGCTGTTTGAAGACGATGATGAACTTGAGGTGGAACTCGGTATGCGAGATTGA